In Gossypium arboreum isolate Shixiya-1 unplaced genomic scaffold, ASM2569848v2 Contig00224, whole genome shotgun sequence, a single window of DNA contains:
- the LOC128288489 gene encoding 30S ribosomal protein S7, chloroplastic codes for MSRRGTAEEKTAKSDPIYRNRLVNMLVNRILKHGKKSLAYQIIYRALKKIQQKTETNPLSVLRQAIRGVTPDIAVKARRVGGSTHQVPIEIGSTQGKALAIRWLLGASRKRPGRNMAFKLSSELVDAAKGSGDAIRKKEETHRMAEANRAFAHFR; via the coding sequence ATGTCACGTCGAGGTACTGCAGAAGAAAAAACTGCAAAATCCGATCCAATTTATCGTAATCGATTAGTTAACATGTTGGTTAACCGTATTCTGAAACACGGAAAAAAATCATTGGCTTATCAAATTATCTATCGAGCCTTGAAAAAGATTCAACAAAAGACAGAAACAAATCCACTATCTGTTTTACGTCAAGCAATACGTGGAGTAACTCCCGATATAGCAGTAAAAGCAAGACGTGTAGGCGGATCGACTCATCAAGTTCCCATTGAAATAGGATCCACACAAGGAAAAGCACTTGCCATTCGTTGGTTATTAGGGGCATCCCGAAAACGTCCGGGTCGAAATATGGCTTTCAAATTAAGTTCCGAATTAGTGGATGCTGCCAAAGGGAGTGGCGATGCCATACGCAAAAAGGAAGAGACTCATAGAATGGCAGAGGCAAATAGAGCTTTTGCACATTTTCGTTAA